Proteins from a single region of Desulfuromonadales bacterium:
- a CDS encoding 5'-nucleotidase → MNDKLVIGISSRALFDMERENEIFETQHEEAYARYQREHENIPLAPGTAFPLIRSLLNLNRLIPGRRLVEVVVMSKNSPDTGLRAFNSIEHYGLDITRAAFTRGDSLATYLEAFDVDLFLSKHEGDVQAAIDSGVAAAVLYEPPEEACDEEQEEIRIAFDGDAVLFSDESEKIYKEQGLEAFLAHERKNRGKNLPEGPFAKLLKTLSLVQKQFEPGRSPVKIALVTARSSPTHARVVQTLRDWGVTIDKAFFLGGVAKDKVLKAFGAQIFFDDQDVHLSPASKLVPSARVPYKGGSLGGGGQKHKAED, encoded by the coding sequence ATGAACGACAAACTGGTCATCGGCATCTCCTCCCGCGCCCTTTTCGACATGGAGCGGGAAAACGAGATTTTCGAAACCCAGCATGAAGAGGCTTACGCCCGCTATCAGCGCGAGCATGAAAACATACCCCTGGCGCCAGGCACCGCTTTCCCGCTGATCAGGTCCTTGCTCAACCTCAACCGACTCATCCCCGGGCGCCGCCTGGTCGAGGTCGTGGTCATGTCGAAGAACTCCCCCGACACCGGACTGCGGGCTTTCAACTCCATCGAGCACTACGGGCTCGACATCACCCGGGCCGCTTTCACCCGGGGCGATTCGCTCGCCACCTATCTTGAGGCCTTTGATGTCGACCTCTTCCTCTCCAAACATGAAGGGGACGTGCAGGCGGCCATTGACAGCGGCGTCGCCGCCGCCGTGCTCTATGAACCGCCTGAGGAGGCCTGCGACGAGGAGCAGGAGGAGATCCGTATCGCCTTCGACGGCGACGCCGTGCTCTTCTCCGACGAGTCGGAAAAAATCTACAAAGAGCAGGGCCTGGAAGCGTTCCTCGCGCACGAGCGGAAGAACCGCGGCAAAAACCTGCCCGAGGGGCCCTTCGCCAAACTGCTGAAGACCCTCTCGCTGGTGCAGAAGCAGTTCGAGCCGGGCCGCAGTCCGGTGAAGATCGCCTTGGTCACCGCCCGCAGCAGCCCCACCCACGCCCGGGTCGTGCAAACCCTTCGCGACTGGGGAGTGACGATCGACAAGGCCTTTTTTCTTGGCGGCGTCGCCAAGGACAAGGTGCTAAAAGCCTTCGGCGCCCAGATTTTCTTCGACGACCAGGACGTGCACCTGTCGCCGGCCTCGAAGCTCGTCCCCTCGGCCCGCGTCCCCTACAAAGGAGGCTCCTTGGGCGGTGGTGGACAGAAACACAAAGCCGAAGACTGA
- a CDS encoding methyltransferase domain-containing protein, protein MDDPRTTWNSRWREKADDSWVPDPWLLRVRPWLPGGRALDIACGRGRNALYLAEQGLTVTAIDVSEEALAQLAAEAARRNLPMDTRRVDLEASPQLPADAYDLVLEFFYLHRPLLPQLRAAVRPGGLAVLRTFSRAGSFPGGPDNPDFVMRPGELLEIFAGWEILLHEEGMEPSRKGGSLAGIVARRPASAMTLCRQP, encoded by the coding sequence ATGGACGATCCCCGGACCACCTGGAACAGCCGCTGGCGGGAGAAAGCCGATGACTCCTGGGTGCCGGACCCCTGGCTGCTCAGGGTCCGGCCATGGCTGCCCGGCGGCAGGGCTCTCGACATCGCCTGCGGCCGGGGGCGCAACGCCCTGTATCTGGCCGAGCAGGGGCTAACCGTGACCGCGATCGACGTCTCCGAAGAAGCGCTGGCGCAACTCGCCGCCGAGGCTGCCCGTCGCAACCTGCCGATGGATACCCGCCGCGTCGATCTGGAAGCCTCGCCGCAGCTTCCCGCCGACGCCTATGATCTGGTGCTCGAGTTCTTCTACCTGCATCGGCCGCTGCTGCCGCAGCTGCGGGCGGCCGTGCGGCCGGGAGGGCTTGCGGTGCTGCGGACCTTCAGCCGCGCCGGCTCTTTTCCCGGCGGACCGGACAACCCGGATTTCGTCATGCGCCCTGGAGAGCTTCTGGAAATTTTTGCCGGCTGGGAGATTCTGCTGCACGAGGAGGGGATGGAGCCTTCCCGGAAGGGAGGTTCTCTGGCGGGAATTGTCGCCCGTCGGCCGGCCTCTGCAATGACACTCTGTCGCCAACCATGA